The following is a genomic window from Labrus bergylta chromosome 2, fLabBer1.1, whole genome shotgun sequence.
ctctggatttctttggaccagagaaggtaggcgcttttaatgtttctaataagctccacaagcagaaacgtgctcaaactaggatcaatattggagatgcttttgaaaaatggagagaggttagaacacagaaaggtttacagaccgatgcagagctggataaacactgaagcttcagagtccaccacatggtgacctgtgtgagcatcgactctagagaggagggggtggggggagacagctctctacaacgtttttaaatcagactgcagtacccattttaaacactaggtgtcagagttacatattagCCTTTAAGTCATGCATGgaaacttaaaataaatgatttatgtgTTGATGAGTCTTGTTTTGAATAtcatatttgaatatttttaaatggAAGAAATGAAGGCAAGTAAAGTAAAGCACGTTTCAGCAACGAGGCAATTTAAAGTGCTACaccaacacatcaaacacaacatgacaagggggggaaagagagactaaaagaggacatttaaaaatcattaaacAAACCATTAAAATCAAAGAGAAGATCAAAACACCCCAAATTAAACTATATGCACAATGTAGTGTTTGCAGTTGCTGCCCTCTTTGAGCGTGAAATGTCATCACACAATGGCGTCTGTATTTAAATCAGTTGTGTGATGGAGGACGGCGTACTCAAAGTTCTATCTTATCTggttttatcttatctttaagTGCTAGCTCAACAACCACGATAAACAAGCAACAAACTCTAATCCTGCTTGCTCTCACCTTCCTCCATGGCTCTGGCGATGGCAGCACACAGGGTCATGTAGCCGGTGTACGTGGTCCCGTTAAAGGTGACCTCACACTGTTCACTTTCCTTTTCTGGCCAAAAAGAGAAGTTCATGGTGTCCACAACAAACACCCAGTTCAATGCCtgcaaacatgaaaaacacaaaacgatCACAGTTCAAGAAAAAgtcagagcccccccccccttttctttttttacaacacttgttttttctttgaagtCCACATTTCAGTGAATATTTAACACTCAGAGTGCCAAGTGAACACAGATAAATATTCCAGCAGTAGCTCTCTTTAACTTGATCAGACTTTCACTTGAGTACAGTCGCTGTTACTATGAAAGCCTGAAAAGACATCACAAATGCTTTTGGCTCTAAAGAATACTGGGTTGAACTTTCCCGACATATGTGACTCGTTTAATATATTTGAATAAAGCAAAAGGTGTCCCACAGGGGTCCATCTTGggtccatttttattttgttctatATATAAATAATTGTCATCACGATACATGTTGTGgagcaaaatgttttttcagttCTTTCTGAAACAATGTTGAGAAAAAATGCAAACTAGCAAATAATgcaaatgcataaaaacagCACATGTACCTCAAAGGTGTAGTAGGTACTGTACTTGAGTAACGGTAAGTgttctttaaagaggacatagtatccacctcttcaaacagtcccctgtggtctaaatgaaacatctgtgctgtgctttggtcaaaatataacatgaatcaagcaccagaggaggtttgtgaccctgtataaaccagctctctcagaacactccgtttttggagtctttaaatgtaatgagccccccttgagttttcctggtagacatcactccttcgctagcaaGAATGAAAGAGGCAGACCTGCGAAAAatgttttgctctaggctgggggtggagttaccagtggaggggagggtattttttcttactagaatcccactgtgacatcacaaggagagcacatttgaaacggagcatttttctctgcgttgtaagacttatgcagaccacaaacaaaggactggatggatttatttcacattttgtgggtctgtagacactcaggttacccaaacatatgttcaaaaacacggtagaagtggatttttcataatatgtccccttttaaagaaataaatgacaGTTCATCCAATTATCAGAAAGTGTGTCTTATCAACAATTTAGCAACTTACATTTTCTTATAGTGCAGAGATAATTTGAAGCCCTCTGGTTATTAGTTAAGTCATCATACTGGAACTTATATGAACCCTCTCAATGAGTTGGTCCACATATCTTACACTACTTGTAACAGTATTAACGTAATACTATTGCTGTCTCTAAAATATGGATTGCGGTTTAAAGACTCCCCTGGTCAGAGgtgggggctggagccaatggATTCGCCATCTCCCATCCAATGGCGGTCAGCTCGTCACCATGTCGGAGGTTGTAGAGCATCTCGGCCACCTTCTGCACTCCTTCCTCTTCCACAAACACATCCTGACTCCGCTCTGCGACGAACCGCCCGGACTCACGGGGAAGCATGGGTGGCTCCATGTCGCACAGCTGCATGAAGAAGATGTGcgtttttataaaaataaatacttccCGTACTTAGTGTTGGCAAGTTTGCAATAAGCCTCGTGAAGTCAGAGCAGCTTCTTGAAGCGTGTCATGGTGGGTGCAGGGAGGAGATGTAAAGCCAGTGCCCTTTAAAACACCAGTATCCTTCAAACACCTCCAGGGAAGTGCCATTTTAAAGATGATCTCCGTGCTTTATTAGATAATTCACAATAAAAAAGACATAATCAACACGGGAGAGGAGTAACAAGGTGGGAACATTTCTTCTCAGAAAGAAAACTTGGCAGGGCTTTACAAAGTAGCTCACACCTACAGAGCTCGAATCTTCACACAGAAACATTAGAATCAAAAGTAAAGCGCACAAAGAGGAGCATCTCTGACcattatcaaaaagaaaaaagaacaaaattatACTTCTCTGCCTGCCTCTAAAAGCTGCAGCGTCCTTTCTATCCATCTGAAGTGTCCAGTGGGTTTTGTGTTAATGATGTGCTCGCCGTCAGACTGACATTAGTTACCCAAACGCCCATCGAGTGGCCTCCTGATGAAAACTCTTATTGAATACTTTCTaaaggttgtcaacattttgaCTACTTTGATACTAAATGTACTTGTTTAAGACAATACAATCCTCATTAGTCTAATGATCAATCGTACAGAAACAAACCTgagctttaagaaaaactaACTTCACATCTTCCGTCATATTGTTAATCAAAAGGAGTGCACTGTCTATAAATTGCACAAACACTTTGGCAACATTGTGCAGTTTAAACATCGTTTAGAAATTTGCCTGctcattttttgtatttaaaaacaagacattatCACATGATGGGAGCTTAGGACTTCCATTTTTGTTGCTGAGGTGTCGAAACAGTAAAAATATTGTTGATTTGCGTCTGTACATAAGATTATTTAAGAGCTCAATCATTTAATCATGTTAATCTTGTATTATCATCCTCTTAATCTGATATGAATTTATGCACACTGTTTAACATAACTACAGCAAAACAACTCTCTACCTCATGTTAATCAACCTATCTGTTACATTATTCCATCATCACGTTTATTCCTGCATGTTTTTCCACTCCTCACCTCTACACTGTGTTATTTAGTCTCATACacattagtctttgcttattctgggtttattgttgatatttaatgttatacttttgaccatagagagcacagttcacacattccttgtgtgtgtgagtatacCTGGTCAATAAAGCTGATTTAGGTGATTCTATGATTTGTATTAAAATAATAGTTTTATGATTTACTTTCCAGtcagaataaataattaaaaataataagcacagtagtttttatttaaacagagcTGTATTGATAATGGACCAATAAGCAGTCAAACTATAATcatgtatttttgtttattattcaccTGGAGCACACAGTGCACGCGGTCCTGACAGTGACTACCTGAGTATTATTAATCTAACGTCAGCACGAGCAGAGACACTAACCGgctttttaaataactgttcTTGATTTAAGACTTAAACTTTCTGATAATCGATAATACATTTCATTCCTGCCAGTTTCACAGTCGGCTACTTACCTACAGATGGAAAGCAAGTGAACGGTACAGTGTTGCTTCGGGATTCCGCTTCTTCACTTCCGGCTGCCtattgaccaatcagagcttCCGTTTTGTTGTCTTCACAGCCAGATAGACCAATCACATCAAGCCGGGAGAGGAACACGGAAAACTAAACGCAATGAACTGCTTTAATTAAATCAAACGTATAAAACTCTATAAAAAgtgccagaaaaaaacatttgtaaaattattattaatttgactaaattattatttgactacatttttgtcaaaactgcagctcagctgatctattttttttaaatctattttttaaattctatattgtgctatctatctatttttttgtacattcttaatttttctttttttctttaaattgtactgtgttcactttttgtttgcagtctttgctctttgctgctgtaacaatgtaaatttccccgttgtgggataaatagtttaatttttactcatagtttttctttttatatctatttatatctgcaccttatttttattttttatatgtaaatacatgctgctgtttttatcctgcactacaacgggccaaatgcaacgaaatttcgttcttatctgcactgtaaagtacaagtttgaatgacaataaagaaagtctaagtctaagtctaaataaaggattatcttatcttaaaagaAATCAGTCTTCTTtgattaagaaataaaacagaattcaAGAACGGAATAACTTCAATTATATTATTGATTTTCATTGTATTTCATTTACACTATCATTTCATacttttgtgattttattgttTCTTGTGTCAAATTTTTTATCAcctgtcttttattttattgaactGATATCATCGAGCATTAGCCTTTAAACCCTTCTTTACATTCTACCTTTTGTCAATTGTTTCCCCCTTCCCTTGTAAAGCACCGTCCTGAACTCCATGGGATTTGTCTGAACGGTTCTATAGGAGCAAAGTCTGATTGATGGACAGTTTGCTTCACTGTGTACGTCCACTTAAAGGTTTCACCAGAATTTTACGCAATTctgtaaacagaaaaaaggggCACATCCAAAGTTCTCCTTCAGACAGAAAACTGTagaaattattaaaaatgtgcCAGAATAACCACAGACGTATCTGGTTCATGAAATATCATGATGTcacactgatgtgtttttagcACTTTGTGGTAAAGactttttctttagttttctttttgaatgGCAACACCAGCCAGGAgaatcattaaatcattaatCCCCCCCCCTTCCAAAAAGTAAAGCTAGTTACAAAACTGTTTCTGATGATCGACAAGGTGTTTTACATCTTGCTGATGTTGATTCATTGACACTTCCTTGGTAAGCATTCAACTTAATTACATGCATATTAGATCATTTTTGTACTTAATAATAGACCAGAACAGATTTCTATAAATACAGGAGTAGTAAAGAAATTGGACTTCCTAAATTATGCTATTTCAACCATGCTGGTGTCGTACTTTCTGCATTTTGGCGATGCGTGTGCGTAATGCTCAGATAATCGCTCCTGCCTGGCGTTCATAAACCCTACGTCAAGTCAGGTTGTGCTTCCAGCAGGATCCACAAAATAATCAACAGCAGCTCAGCCAGTGACCTTTTAGTTGTTTCTAAATGATCACTGCACATATTTTAGTCTGAACAAATAATCATGAGATTAACATGTGATGAAAATTCTCCCTAGTGGTAGATTTACTAATAAAACCTGAAAAAGCAGCTTGACCACAGCAAAGTCTTCACAAGTTTTAGGCTCGTCAGTGGACACTAAACAAAACTAGGAGAGCTGAATTTGAATGAGTAAACTTTCAAccacaggaaaataaaaaatgagagtTGGTTCAGTAAAAAGTGGCACcatctttattcattttacaatTTGACAATGTGAAGTCTACAGCATGGAGAGAAAACAAGTGTAGATTACAGGAAATTACAGGGACAGATAGATACGTTCAATATTGGTCAAATCTCCAATAAAACGCCAAGAAAACCTCTAGCtacacatttctgtttgtgatgagttattcaaatgtttcagaTTGGTTTTTGTCACACAACTACCACAGTATATTCTGAATATTCTTACAAATGAGACTGTCCCGTACCCCGGTTTGTACAACAGTCAAAACTTAAACATCCCAAAATTCTTTCTGGCGGGTAAAATTTCCCACAAAtctttccacaaaaaaaaaaaaaaaagaaacgcaaacaaacaaaactaaatcatACTGGTTcaatgtgaaaagaaaacatcttacATTCTGCATGGTGCTAATGTTAATGTGTGGAAACTGTGTGAACGGACCCAAAGAGACAACAGAAAGCAAACCAATACACACACgccaacatgcacacatgctACACACGGAACAGATCTAAGCCGGAGACGCAAACACacgttattaaaaaaaacaaaaccatcaaaaataaaggttatgtttctttttgtctgtcagGAGACTGAAGAATAATCTGATAGATTTAAatgttagaagaaaaaaaaaagtgtatctgaTAAACTAAATGGACTACACTCTTAAAAATGCAGAACAtctactttttgttttatgcaCAGGAATGTTGgacatttatttcattaaaaaatacaaaaataaaattcaaaaaaagaaacccacaATCCAGAGTAATAGTCTGAAGGGGATATGTTGGATAAGGGCAGAGAGGGTCAGGGGTTCGGAGGTTtcgggggtgggtggggggaaATCTGAGCCTGCTTCAATCTTAGTCTCCTGGGTCTACAGCAAATGACCAGAGTACTGCttcacactggaaaaaaaaaaaggagaaaaataaataaaaaacacaagaagaaaatgCAATTCACAAGTCAATGACggtgttaatgtacagctgagGGAGGGTGAAGTCTTGGGGGAGGCAGAGCGGGAGGAGACACAGGCAACAAGTGAGAAAAGACAGGcagagaggaagggggaggggaggcaAGTGGCAGAAGaagagtgaggaagaggaggaggaggaggaggaagaaaaagggaGGGGTGTGGTTTAGGCCTTGTGTCCAAGCAGGTGCAGCACACTGAAGGGcgaggagaggggaggaaaggaagagagagaggcagggttagttaccatggcaacactaCACTACACATGAGGCGGCGGCGGCAGGTCTACAGCTGGATTAGCATTCGGGCTAGCATCAACAAGGAAGTAGTGTGTTTTATACGTGCCTACTGGTTGCCAagggagacagaagaggaggagcctGTGCTATTTGGCAGACTGTGATTTGTTGTCGGTTGATctaactaaaaacaacaaaatcactAGTCTtccacacagcagcagccagGGGAAGAATCAATCCACTCCCTGCTTCACAGTGAAACGGCTTAGACGGCAGAtagacaagttttttttttttttttttaattactccATTATTCATATTAATGGACAAATGTGATCAACAAGGAAACATGTCAACCACACAAATGTCCAACTTTGTCTACTCCTTCACAGCCATTTCATGCAAGAGGAAGGTTTGAACTAGATGCAGGTTGCATTGGGAAGAAAGGAAGGGGGTTAGTGAAGAAGAGACAGCAGGCAACAGGAAAGCATAACCCGAGAGGGATAACTAGTATCAGGATGCAAATTCAGAAGCAAAGAGAAACATACATGTACTGACAATCTGGGAAAAACAATTCTGAATCTACGAGGGTCATTTTCATTTGGTGAACGAGCTGTCAATGAAGCAtcgttttgcttttcttttaagCTCGCACGTGTCCACAAAACGTCACTTTCTAAGTGTTGCATTGACAAACATTTAACAACGCAACACAACAGATGTGAGCTCAGACGTGTGCAcgatttgattgttttttaacaggataccaggtttttaaaactttgatacGATTCTATTCAAAATCAAACGACATTGTTACCCGTTTCGTTACCATAGTAACAAAACTACAAGTCCTAGGCATCAATGTTgtgtaatttcttgtttttctacttGCAAAAACTGCAGGAAAACTTGTGCACGctgtttaaattgcacaacAACATTAGCAACGTTGTAACACGGAAATGTTGCCAATGATTTTTGGGAAATTTAAACATTGAGCCTCCAATTTTCTGAAGGATTTATTCCTCTACAATCCTTTCTAATGGAAcagatgtagtttatttttgtaaacGTCTTGTACTTTTCCATATTGTGGATCATTTTTGACAAACAAGCTGGAGACAGGATAGCACAGTTTGATGGAGCTAAGTCAAGCTTCTCTACCTCTAGAAAGACGCAGGCTCATAAGAACTGATGCTGTGTCAGAACTTGCCTGTTCTGTAGAAGGTACTGGGCATTCTGGATCTGATCCTGGGTGCCAGTGATGGTGATGATTCGGTCCTCAGAACCTTCCAGAGGCTCGTCGATCTTGATGGAGGCTCCAGACTCGTGGCGGATCTGTTTGATTCGCTGGCCTCCTTTTCCAATGATGGAGCCAGCCAGCTGTCGGTGGGATACCGAGGAGAGGAAAGACAAATCAAGCACATGGAGAAAGACACTAGGATGACAACTATTcaagaaaatataaagaagaaCTCCTAGAAGGATCACGTCCTTATCTACTGTGGGGGGCAACATAACTAATTGGTCCATCGGCTCAAAGACTAATTTAAAAATTAATCTACATAAGGTTGATCACAATGTTGATAACGAAGCTTCATGTGGCACCTTTGGGTTTTACTCTGCCTGAATTGTTTTCTTACAACATACAAAGGGGGGCACATCATGTCATGTGTCTGCCTTTACTCACATCTTTGGGGATGGTCACTTGTGTGGTGATGACAGGCCCACCCATGTCACTGTAGGAGCCACGTCCACCTGTTGgcaggaggaggcggaggaggaggtgaggaccAGAGAACACACGCatgtaaaaaaagtaaaactatCTTTGGCTGTATGAATCACACATGGTTtagtgttttctctcttttccttttgatGGAGGAAAACGTGCAGAGACTCACTTGACGGGTAGCTATCCCAGGAGGAGCTGTTgtctgagaggaagagaaacagaaaggtaAACTAACCCTGACTCAGTGGTGAATATTAAGAGGCAACATATCTCTTTCTTAACATTTAATActcaaagaaaatcaaaatactGAACTGAAAAGTCTGGCTGTTCTAACATTTTCATCTGACTAAAGCAGTTGAGTGCTTTTAAATTCTTCCTTCATGTCATCTCTAACGTGTTATAAAATGAGCTGATTCAGTTATCGAGTTTCATTCCACTGGACTTTTAATAAAATACTGTTGCAAAGCATTAGCCAAGACATTATCGGTGAGAGCTACAACATCCTCCTGAACATGCTGCCACTGTGCAGATcgcattttgttttaaaacatttcattcagaCAAAATGTTTGACACAAATATGATAAATTAACTCTAATATCTGAGCACCCATGCACATGAAGACACACGGAAACATACAGTGAGATCAGTTCTTACCATATCCTCCTCCGCTCtgtgagaaacaaacagaaagagagacgggTTACACTCTGAACAGCCGAGTCCTTTCATCTTTGAGCTGATCGTGGCTAAATGAACGTGGCGTTTGTAAGATCTAATGTAAAGAtgatgcagcagcagcctcGTCCATGGAGTAGACTCAACTAAAAGACACCCAGTTTTCATCCATAAGCTagactcctcctccctcccctccctctctccatccccCCTTCCAGTCTCCCCTCGCATCTCCATCAGCCCCCATTTTCACCTGCTATTCAGCTGCTGCTGTCGCCAGGGCAACAGGCAATTCAAAAAGCTGTTGCTGAGCAACGGCAGGCAGTATCCTGCCAGCtctcagagagggagagcgagaaagagggagagacgagagagagaccTTCCAGTCTGTCAACAAAGCGTTATTGTTGCCTAGCAACCACCCATGGCCACCCCCAGcccaccccacccccaacaTCCTTCCTCTCTGTGCAAGAGAAGCAGGCTGGCCGTGAAAAGTACACAGTAAGAGGGCAATTATAGCTGATTATTATGAGGTGTCTCCGGCTGTGGTGATTATGGTCATTTGGTAGGGAGGTTTGCACCGTGCCAAAAAATTGCCTGTATGCACGATCGCAGCTAACACGAGCGTAAGAAAATGCATGCGCACATGACCAACCAGCCCCTGGTTTTATTGTCATAATCTACCGTTATCACAACAACATGATAGACAATCAAAACACACTCTCTGCTGCTAAATCAGGTTGTACGCCAGCCTGAGGATGCTGGAGCCCAATGAGCCGCTTGAACCAGAGCTGCATGCATTTAGTGAAGGGTCACTAACCATGTTATCGCTATAGCGATCCGGTCTGCCTCTTCTGTCACTGGTGACGAAAGTGCCATAAAGGGagggagatgggggggggggggcaggaacagacagagagagaaaaagagagagagatgtgggtGGGGGAGGAAAGAAATAGAAaatgctttacaaaaaaaataaaaaatacttgaaaACATTCCAAAGGAAATTTCTGGTCTGGGTCAAACTGCACACACGCTGAGGAAGATTACAGTATAAACACGTTTCCTCTCAGCCATCTTCCCACACAGTAACAGGAACAGCTCTGACAGTGTTATAGTGAGAGAAGTGacaggtggtggtgatgatTATCAGAGCCAAGCGCTGCTGCTTTTTCTCCCAAACCGGAGCTCAAATTAAGCTGAAGAAATGTGTTGGGATTTCTTTGCTGTTCCTGAAAAACACTCGTGTATGTTTGGTACGGGCGTGTCAAACTAAAAGCCTCCACATGACTTCATGGATCACTTGCTTTTTTGCTTAATTTCTTTCTCTGTCACCATGTTGTTCTATGTAGTGGCATCACTGCCTGACATCACTTTTCTACAAACAGtattcatcagtgtgtgttttcatagtAATATGAGGCGACACTCAACTGAAGGCCAGGTCATTAAAGAATTATTCTTAAGAGCTACAAAGACTGAACGCGTAGATGTCAACTAGTAAATTAAATCACCAACCCAATATGAAAGCTGATTTATCTCAGTGATAACATTATCTTGAATTAGAAGTCATACTTTTCTGAATCCAACATCTAAAATGTGAATAATGacgtgtttttatcttttttatagATTACTAAATATCTATGTTGTAGAAAAATACAAGCTATTTCAAGAATTTCATTTTGGACATTGGGAGACATCAAGCAACATTAAAGATAAGTGACTTTCATCACAGAGTAAATTACTTCTGAATAAAATGTTGAATAGTCAACTGATTAATGGGTAGAGGTGGGGGGTCGATGCAGTACAGTATCATGATATTTTCCATGACGATATATCGATTCATGGCCGTCAAGTATcaatacatttattatattaataacaaatgtgctttttaatttttattttcgGAAACAAGTTGCATAATTAAAAAAGTCGGCAGTCGTCCgtatatgtttgtgttgagTTAAGTTTGATTAGACTGAAATattaacagttcagattgtgagctGCATGCAGCCTTTAATGGGTTTGACTTTTATCAGTGATGGTCAGTGAGAGCTTGACtctcattgtgtagaaataaatatttttttccttcttatttgacaaaacagacaaaaatgtaTGGACATAATATtcagttaaaaaagttaaatcgcAAAATATTAAATcgcaattttttttattgcaataaTACGTAATCATGACTCAAGTATCTTGATAATATCGTATTGTTAATCCTGTGGTGATTCTCATCCCATGCATGGACAtgttaatataatgtaaatgtCTGATAGTTGTTGCTTTATTATGAAGGCTTTTGGAAGCTCAGAGGTTCCCgtttaggtctttttttttttctctcatcagCACACAAAAAGATTTCAGAAATGTTGAGCCGTACATTTGAGAAAATAACTTCTCTTATTTCATGCTCACTGGAGGAAGTCTATTGTTTCTATGAGCTCCGTATCAGCACATGATCATCACACACCACGAGAAATAAACTCTCAACCTGGATTAATCTGGGAGTTAGTAGCAGGTCGGATGAGTTATTAACACTGGAAAGAGGAGGTCATACAACATCACTGTTAAGCAGCCTAGAGCACTTCAAAAAGTCAAGTGCAAAAGGGTGAGTAGGGATCAGGGGAGGGGACGTATGCAGGCTGGGGCGCTACAGGCAAGAAGACTACAGGAAAATGGAGATCAAGGCAGCGGTTAGTAATGAAAGTCCAGGGtatgacgggggggggggggggggttacaaaGAGAAGATATTTTATCAATAAGATTAGAGAAGAAGTGGAGAACCagtcacataaaaaaacaataagtcaGGGGAATATTTAGGGAATACCTCAACACTTCCATGTTATTTTAAACCATCAGAGCCAATCAGTGAAGGAACATAATGCTCCTGTCAGCTACTGTTTAAGATTCCACAGACGTACCGTCTAATGGTATCAATGAGGAACCAACGCTTCAGCGCATTACCTTTAACTAGTTCTGCCTACAGTATATGCAGGTCCAATAAAATAACAGAGTATTAAAGTATCCCTGTTCAGAGATGAGAAGAGGTTGAGGCAAAGGTTCGGGGACAGTGACTTACTTTGACCTTTCATCAGAGCCGCGGTACGAGTCATAGTAACGGTCTTCTCTGTGGGCGAGATGGAGATgggaaaaagacacacacaaacacacccagacATACATTGATGAGCACATACTATTAATGGAATGATTATCATGAGTACAAATGTTTCCTGAGGGGCGCACGCTGGATCACATGCAGTAAACTGGACTGAAGTTTATCCTGTCGACTAGACGACATAAAGCAGGCTTTGTCAATCTGAGCGTCGTCTTTGTTGatgcaggagaagaaaaacagcaaagcGTGATAGAAGAGTAACAATAGCCTGGTATGTCTGAAGTATGATACACATTAAAACAGGAGGGGGAGGACCCTCAAAAGCTGACTAATGAGTTTGATCATGCAGTTTTCAGGCATTTAAGTGTTCAGCAGCAAATGAAAAGATTGATCTATCTTAGGCCGGGACAAAAAGAGTCCACACACCAGGTAACATCTCACGCCTGAGTATGAGCAGAAAAAAGGCGAGCAGGAGagcgacagacagacagaagcagCAGACTCCACATCACTTCTGTTCAATATCTTACCCTCCTCTGTGTGGGTGACCCATTGGCATGTTGCGACCGCGGGCGCTCCCCCGGCCACCGACCCTGCTCGGGTGGGGCGGAGGGGGACCACGGCGAGGGCTCATCTCTTCGTAGTCCCGACGGGAGGGAGGCGGGGGTCCTCGCCCCCCTCTGCTTGAGGGCATTCGGTCAAAGCCGCGGTCCCCACCGCTGGACCTTCCCCCGCGCATCTGGAACCCTCCCATAAGCCTGCGACCACCTCCCCTCTCCT
Proteins encoded in this region:
- the hnrnpk gene encoding heterogeneous nuclear ribonucleoprotein K isoform X4, giving the protein METEIEQQEDSSFSNTETNGKRPAEDADEQKSFKRSRNSDEMVELRILLQSKNAGAVIGKGGKNIKALRTDYNASVSVPDSSGPERILSISADIETVGEILLKIIPTLEEQYNGMDFDCELRLLIHQSLAGSIIGVKGAKIKELRENTKTSIKLFQECCPQSTDRVVLVGGKTERVVECIKTMLELIAEAPIKGRAQPYDPNFYDETYEYGGFTVMFEERGGGRRLMGGFQMRGGRSSGGDRGFDRMPSSRGGRGPPPPSRRDYEEMSPRRGPPPPHPSRVGGRGSARGRNMPMGHPHRGGEDRYYDSYRGSDERSNDRRGRPDRYSDNMSGGGYDNSSSWDSYPSSGRGSYSDMGGPVITTQVTIPKDLAGSIIGKGGQRIKQIRHESGASIKIDEPLEGSEDRIITITGTQDQIQNAQYLLQNSVKQYSGHLL
- the hnrnpk gene encoding heterogeneous nuclear ribonucleoprotein K isoform X1, yielding METEIEQQEDSSFSNTETNGKRPAEDADEQKSFKRSRNSDEMVELRILLQSKNAGAVIGKGGKNIKALRTDYNASVSVPDSSGPERILSISADIETVGEILLKIIPTLEEYQQYNGMDFDCELRLLIHQSLAGSIIGVKGAKIKELRENTKTSIKLFQECCPQSTDRVVLVGGKTERVVECIKTMLELIAEAPIKGRAQPYDPNFYDETYEYGGFTVMFEERGGGRRLMGGFQMRGGRSSGGDRGFDRMPSSRGGRGPPPPSRRDYEEMSPRRGPPPPHPSRVGGRGSARGRNMPMGHPHRGGEDRYYDSYRGSDERSNDRRGRPDRYSDNMSGGGYDNSSSWDSYPSSGRGSYSDMGGPVITTQVTIPKDLAGSIIGKGGQRIKQIRHESGASIKIDEPLEGSEDRIITITGTQDQIQNAQYLLQNSVKQYSGHLL
- the hnrnpk gene encoding heterogeneous nuclear ribonucleoprotein K isoform X5, with the protein product METEIEQQEDSSFSNTETNGKRPAEDADEQKSFKRSRNSDEMVELRILLQSKNAGAVIGKGGKNIKALRTDYNASVSVPDSSGPERILSISADIETVGEILLKIIPTLEEYNGMDFDCELRLLIHQSLAGSIIGVKGAKIKELRENTKTSIKLFQECCPQSTDRVVLVGGKTERVVECIKTMLELIAEAPIKGRAQPYDPNFYDETYEYGGFTVMFEERGGGRRLMGGFQMRGGRSSGGDRGFDRMPSSRGGRGPPPPSRRDYEEMSPRRGPPPPHPSRVGGRGSARGRNMPMGHPHRGGEDRYYDSYRGSDERSNDRRGRPDRYSDNMSGGGYDNSSSWDSYPSSGRGSYSDMGGPVITTQVTIPKDLAGSIIGKGGQRIKQIRHESGASIKIDEPLEGSEDRIITITGTQDQIQNAQYLLQNSVKQYSGHLL
- the hnrnpk gene encoding heterogeneous nuclear ribonucleoprotein K isoform X3, which codes for METEIEQQEDSSFSNTETNGKRPAEDADEQKSFKRSRNSDEMVELRILLQSKNAGAVIGKGGKNIKALRTDYNASVSVPDSSGPERILSISADIETVGEILLKIIPTLEEYQQYNGMDFDCELRLLIHQSLAGSIIGVKGAKIKELRENTKTSIKLFQECCPQSTDRVVLVGGKTERVVECIKTMLELIAEAPIKGRAQPYDPNFYDETYEYGGFTVMFEERGGGRRLMGGFQMRGGRSSGGDRGFDRMPSSRGGRGPPPPSRRDYEEMSPRRGPPPPHPSRVGGRGSARGRNMPMGHPHRGGEDRYYDSYRGSDERSNDRRGRPDRYSDNMSGGGYDNSSSWDSYPSSGRGSYSDMGGPVITTQVTIPKDLAGSIIGKGGQRIKQIRHESGASIKIDEPLEGSEDRIITITGTQDQIQNAQYLLQNSVLHLLGHKA